A part of Amycolatopsis lurida genomic DNA contains:
- a CDS encoding class I SAM-dependent methyltransferase, translated as MRHLVPHSALKTLSRSARGTLGRGLHRLARRFHDPCTEELDRVAAELRAEIVRQGDRCFDRIIEFEIRSRRDIIYAGDQDAARDSNRFAREHLTGTKHFARPQETLAYALSLAPSGGMALEFGVASGNTLRVIAKARGGVETYGFDWFQGLPENWLNGMPAGSFARDDLPDVPGAELVVGLFADTLPGFLDRHEGVVDFLHVDGDLYSSAKTVLDLVGPRLRSGSIVHFDEFFNYPGWQRHEHQAWLEYVERTGVEFEYVAYTYADNQVTVRIT; from the coding sequence ATGCGTCACCTGGTACCCCATTCAGCCCTGAAAACCCTGAGCCGGTCGGCTCGTGGCACGCTCGGCCGGGGCCTGCACCGGCTCGCCCGCCGTTTCCATGATCCTTGTACGGAGGAACTGGACCGGGTCGCCGCGGAACTGCGCGCGGAGATCGTCCGGCAAGGGGATCGCTGTTTCGATCGGATCATCGAGTTCGAAATCCGGAGCCGCCGCGACATCATCTACGCCGGTGACCAGGATGCGGCCAGGGACAGCAATCGTTTCGCCCGTGAGCATCTGACCGGGACCAAACATTTCGCGCGTCCACAAGAGACTCTCGCGTACGCGCTCTCCCTTGCCCCGTCCGGTGGAATGGCCCTCGAATTCGGCGTCGCGAGCGGGAACACGCTGCGGGTGATCGCCAAGGCCCGGGGCGGTGTCGAGACCTACGGATTCGACTGGTTCCAAGGCCTGCCGGAGAACTGGCTCAACGGGATGCCCGCCGGTTCGTTCGCGCGCGACGACCTGCCCGATGTCCCCGGCGCCGAACTCGTCGTCGGTCTTTTCGCGGACACGCTTCCCGGTTTTCTCGACCGGCACGAAGGCGTCGTCGATTTCCTTCACGTGGACGGCGATCTGTACAGCTCCGCGAAAACCGTGCTCGATCTGGTGGGGCCGCGTCTGCGGTCCGGCAGCATCGTGCATTTCGACGAGTTCTTCAATTATCCCGGCTGGCAGCGGCACGAGCACCAGGCGTGGCTGGAGTACGTCGAACGCACCGGCGTCGAATTCGAATACGTGGCCTACACCTACGCCGACAATCAGGTCACCGTCCGGATCACCTAA